A genomic region of Candidatus Atribacteria bacterium ADurb.Bin276 contains the following coding sequences:
- the lsrB_6 gene encoding Autoinducer 2-binding protein LsrB precursor: MKRTKFSRYIPALLFVFVLVMTVGVFAAENYTMVSIPKLRSPWFNQLENGLNKAKVDFEVEVYQQAPASADEAEQVRLIEDAINQGVNAVLVVPNNASSCEPVFARAKEQNIAVITHESPNQVNADYDVEMIDNIKFGEKSMELLVEKMGDSGNFVVFVGSLTVPAHNIWADAALALAKEKYPNLVQVADRYPVSEDQNLARQTSLEILTANPDLKGFLCYGSQGAPGAAQAVREKGLQDKVTVIGTTSPNQAAQFLEDGSMDYSILWDPGEAGYVMVYLAKLILEGKSAEIVDGIDIPNIGMPKIDGINVLFDKPLIVTKENMKDYDF, encoded by the coding sequence ATGAAAAGAACCAAGTTTTCCCGTTATATTCCTGCGTTACTTTTCGTTTTTGTTTTGGTTATGACCGTAGGTGTCTTCGCAGCTGAAAACTATACCATGGTTTCTATCCCGAAACTTCGTTCCCCATGGTTTAACCAGCTTGAAAATGGCCTCAACAAAGCCAAGGTCGATTTTGAAGTTGAAGTATATCAACAAGCTCCTGCATCAGCTGACGAAGCCGAACAAGTTCGATTAATTGAAGACGCAATTAACCAGGGTGTCAATGCAGTTTTAGTCGTTCCCAACAATGCTAGTTCCTGTGAACCGGTTTTTGCCCGTGCTAAAGAACAAAATATTGCTGTTATTACCCATGAATCTCCCAATCAAGTCAATGCTGACTATGATGTAGAAATGATCGATAACATTAAGTTCGGAGAAAAATCAATGGAGCTCCTCGTTGAAAAAATGGGTGATAGTGGTAATTTTGTGGTATTTGTTGGATCTCTAACTGTTCCCGCCCACAATATCTGGGCTGATGCTGCTCTGGCACTGGCTAAAGAAAAATACCCCAATTTAGTTCAAGTAGCCGATCGTTATCCAGTTTCAGAAGATCAAAATTTAGCTCGTCAAACAAGTTTAGAAATCCTTACCGCCAACCCTGATCTAAAAGGCTTCCTATGCTATGGGAGCCAGGGAGCACCTGGTGCTGCTCAGGCAGTCCGAGAAAAGGGATTACAGGATAAGGTTACCGTCATTGGAACCACTTCACCAAACCAAGCTGCTCAATTTTTAGAAGATGGATCAATGGATTATTCAATTCTCTGGGACCCTGGTGAAGCCGGCTATGTCATGGTTTACCTGGCAAAATTAATACTTGAAGGGAAATCTGCTGAAATTGTCGATGGAATAGATATCCCCAATATCGGAATGCCAAAAATTGATGGTATTAATGTTCTATTTGACAAACCACTCATAGTGACCAAAGAAAACATGAAGGATTACGATTTCTAA
- the rbsC_35 gene encoding Ribose transport system permease protein RbsC: MNKLLKQTEFYIALVIIFLCIIITIFNPRFLTTENIFDLLKSFSVIGIMAVGVLFVLILSGSPDVSFTAIAQVVEYVIVIMTLKWGGNIVFAFLVAAALGTLMGSFNGILVHYFRVPTVIITIATLNIYYGLLYVFSKGEVIFVVHPMFREFANIKIGSFVNENNVTFGFTLMPLIWILVLILGWYILKYTSVGRNIYAVGGNEVAAERVGINVFRTKLFAFSFIGLLSGIAAIVHAAIVQSAIPNIIVGQELNVIAAVFLGGASVFGGGGSVIGTFLGIMLFAIMNNGLTLLKISTYWFNVFVGAVIVISITINAVQKIRQQKSRIKVHVDEKAVERI; this comes from the coding sequence ATGAATAAACTATTGAAACAAACCGAATTTTACATTGCCTTAGTCATCATTTTCCTGTGTATAATAATAACCATCTTCAATCCTCGATTTTTAACTACTGAAAACATCTTTGACCTATTGAAGAGCTTTTCTGTTATTGGCATTATGGCAGTAGGGGTATTATTTGTTCTTATTTTAAGTGGTTCACCCGACGTTTCATTTACTGCTATTGCCCAGGTTGTAGAATATGTCATCGTTATCATGACTCTAAAATGGGGAGGAAACATCGTCTTCGCCTTTTTAGTCGCTGCTGCCCTGGGAACCCTGATGGGGAGCTTTAATGGTATCCTGGTTCACTATTTTCGTGTTCCAACAGTCATCATTACCATAGCTACTTTGAATATATACTATGGTCTTCTCTACGTTTTTTCCAAAGGTGAAGTAATTTTTGTAGTTCATCCCATGTTTCGAGAATTTGCCAATATCAAGATTGGAAGTTTTGTCAATGAGAATAACGTAACCTTTGGTTTCACCTTGATGCCTCTGATTTGGATTTTGGTGCTCATTTTAGGTTGGTATATATTAAAATATACTAGTGTTGGAAGGAATATTTATGCTGTAGGTGGAAACGAGGTTGCTGCTGAAAGAGTAGGTATAAATGTTTTCCGAACTAAGTTATTTGCCTTTAGTTTTATCGGTCTCCTCTCAGGGATTGCTGCTATTGTCCATGCCGCTATTGTCCAATCAGCAATTCCGAATATCATTGTTGGCCAAGAATTAAACGTCATTGCCGCTGTGTTTCTGGGAGGTGCGAGTGTTTTTGGTGGAGGTGGTTCGGTTATAGGTACTTTCCTTGGTATCATGCTTTTTGCCATCATGAACAATGGTCTTACTCTCTTAAAAATATCGACCTATTGGTTTAATGTTTTCGTTGGTGCAGTTATTGTCATCAGTATTACA
- the xylG_2 gene encoding Xylose import ATP-binding protein XylG, with translation MIDFLRLSNISKSFGGVQALKDADFSIGKGEIHCLVGENGSGKSTLIKIISGNLQPDTGEIWIEGQIYKHLRSIDSINMGIQVIFQDFALFPNLTVAENIAYSQLVEKKEKILNWKEIESIARLATDKIKIKLDLDEQVGNLSVANQQMVAICRALTSDLRFLILDEPTSALTKKEIDQLFVVVKDLQQKGISVMFVSHKLNEILEIAERVTVIRDGQNVATLPREEITNEKLIYLMTGKEISYSRNQKSIQTQKKLLEVQNLSKSNNFKDISFVLHYGEIFGITGLLGSGRTELALALFGMDPADSGKIFVDGKEVRIRSVKDAIQAGIGYVPENRLEQGLIMKKSVSENIVTVIIKRLLGNFNLIDSKKWDTTVDSWINELGIKVANPEVPVQTLSGGNQQRVVIAKWLSVQPKILILDSPTVGIDIAAKSSIHSIIREMANKGFGIIFISDEISEVVNNCNRIAIMRNGRIFKQIDAADVTEAEIQRLVEMSETVSVSK, from the coding sequence ATGATTGACTTTTTACGTCTTTCCAATATCAGTAAAAGTTTTGGTGGAGTTCAAGCTTTAAAGGACGCTGATTTTTCCATTGGTAAAGGAGAAATCCATTGTCTTGTTGGAGAAAATGGATCTGGAAAATCAACTCTAATTAAAATTATTTCAGGAAACCTTCAACCGGATACAGGAGAAATTTGGATTGAAGGTCAAATCTATAAACACCTCCGCTCCATCGATTCAATCAATATGGGAATACAAGTCATTTTCCAGGATTTTGCTCTGTTTCCCAACCTTACCGTTGCCGAAAATATTGCCTACAGCCAATTAGTCGAAAAAAAGGAAAAAATTCTCAACTGGAAAGAAATTGAATCTATCGCTCGTTTAGCCACCGATAAAATTAAAATTAAGCTCGACCTGGATGAACAGGTCGGTAATCTATCAGTAGCAAACCAACAAATGGTAGCAATCTGCCGTGCTTTAACCAGCGACCTTCGTTTTTTAATCCTTGATGAACCAACTTCGGCACTAACAAAAAAAGAGATTGATCAGCTTTTTGTTGTAGTGAAAGACCTTCAACAAAAAGGGATATCTGTCATGTTTGTGAGCCATAAACTCAATGAAATTTTAGAGATAGCCGAAAGGGTTACTGTGATTCGAGACGGTCAAAACGTTGCAACTTTACCACGGGAAGAAATAACCAATGAAAAATTAATTTACTTGATGACTGGAAAAGAAATATCCTATTCTCGAAACCAAAAATCGATTCAAACTCAAAAAAAATTACTTGAAGTACAAAACCTTTCCAAGAGTAACAATTTTAAGGATATTTCCTTCGTTCTTCATTATGGTGAAATATTTGGTATAACTGGACTGCTGGGTTCGGGAAGAACAGAATTAGCTCTCGCTCTTTTTGGTATGGATCCAGCTGATAGTGGAAAAATCTTTGTTGATGGAAAAGAAGTTCGTATCCGATCAGTAAAAGATGCCATACAAGCTGGAATTGGCTATGTACCTGAAAATCGATTAGAACAAGGCTTGATAATGAAAAAATCGGTGAGTGAAAATATTGTAACAGTAATTATTAAACGCCTTTTGGGCAACTTTAATTTGATTGATTCAAAAAAATGGGATACCACAGTTGACAGTTGGATAAATGAACTTGGAATCAAAGTTGCTAATCCTGAAGTACCCGTGCAAACACTTTCTGGTGGGAACCAGCAACGAGTAGTTATTGCCAAATGGTTATCAGTCCAACCCAAAATTCTCATTTTAGACAGTCCAACAGTTGGAATTGACATTGCTGCAAAAAGTAGCATACATAGTATTATTCGAGAAATGGCTAATAAGGGCTTTGGAATTATTTTCATCTCTGATGAAATTTCTGAGGTAGTTAATAACTGCAATCGAATAGCTATTATGAGAAACGGGCGCATTTTCAAACAAATTGATGCTGCCGATGTTACCGAAGCAGAGATACAACGTTTAGTCGAAATGAGCGAAACTGTGAGTGTGTCGAAATGA